The Sphingomonas sp. HF-S4 sequence GGCGCCCTCCTGATCGCCGCGCCGGCCTGCGCGCAGGGCGATCCCGTCAAAGCCGGCGTCGAAGCCTATGAGCGCGGCGACTATCGCACCGCCGTCGCGCAGTGGCGCGGCCCGGCCGACAAGGGCAATGCCGACGCGCAGTTCAACATGGGCCAGGCCTACAAGCTCGGCCGCGGCGTCCCCGCCGACTTGAAGCAGGCCGAAATATGGTATCGCAAGGCCGCGCTCCAGGGCCATGAGCAGGCCGAGGGCTATTACGGCCTGGCGCTGTTCGAGAATGGCAAGAAGGCCGAGGCCGCGCCGTGGCTCCAGCGCGCAGTCAGCCGCGACGATGCGCGGGCGCAGTACATCCTCGGCATCATGCTGTTCAACGGCGACGGGGTGAAGAAGGACTGGGTCCGCGCCTATGCGCTGATGGTGCGTTCGTCAGGCTCGGGGCTCGACGCCGCGGTCAAGGCGCGCGCGCAGATGGACCAATATATGCCGATGGACGACCGCCAGCAGGGGCTGGCGCTCTCGCGGAAATATGACGAGGAATTCGGCCGCGGCGGCCGCCCGCTGCCGCCGGTCGAAGTCGCGGCGGACACGCGGGCCACGCCGGCGCCGACCACCAGCCGTCCGACGCCGCCGCCCCCCGCGGTCACTCGGCCTACACCCCGCCCGACCCCGCCGGCACCCGCGCCCGTCGCCGCAGCACCCGCACGCGACGGCGGCTGGCGCGTCCAGCTCGGCGCGTTCGGCGAGCCCGGCAATGCGCGGAAGCTGTGGAGCCAGGTAAGCGGGCGCTTCCCCGGCCGCCAGCCTTCCTACGTCAAGGCAGGCGCGCTGACCAAGCTGCTGGTCGGCCCCTATGCTTCGCGCGCGGCGGCGGCTTCGGCCTGCGCCAGCATCAAGCCGTGCGTGCCGGTCACCCGCTGAATTTGCGACTTTTTTGCACCTGCAGAAACAAATCGCTTCGCAAGCGCAACAAAAGTCAAACAAGCGCGTTTCGCGCCCCATGATCAAAGCGCTCCTGGCGACTGCCGCCCTCCCCGCCCTCCTCCTCGCGACCGGTGCGGCCGCGCAGGACGAGACTCCTCAACCCCGCCGCTATCGCGTGGCGCTCGGCCCGCAGGTGGTCCCATCCTATCCGGGCGCGGACAAGATGATCGTCACGCCGCTCATCGAAGTCTCGAGCACGCGTTTGGAGGAATTCCGCTACAAGTCGGGTGACCAGAGCGCGGGGATCGCACTGGTCAACACCCCGCGCTTCGCGATCGGCCCCTCGTTCAACATCGAAGGCAGCCGCCGCCGCAAGGAAACCGACCTGCCGGTCGACGAAGTCGGCATTTCGGTGGAAGCAGGCGCGTTCGCCGATGTGTGGCTCGGCTCGTCGATCCGCGCGCGCGGTGAAATCCGGCAGGGCATCACCGGGCACAAGGCGCTGGTGGGCAATGTCAGCCTCGATTATGTCGCGCGGGACGGCGATAAGTGGCTCTTCTCGCTCGGGCCGCGCGTCACCCTCTCCGACAGCAAGTACCAGCGCGCCTATTTCGGCGTGAACACCAACGCGGCCGCGCGCACCGGCCTGCCGGTCTATTCGCCGGGCGGCGGGCTCCAGGCGGCTGGCGCCGCCGCGACCGCGCTCTACCAGTTCGACGAACGCTGGGGCATCTACGGCTTCGCGAAGTACGACCGCCTGGTGCAGGACGCCGCCGATTCGCCGATCGTCCGGTCGATCGGCTCGCGCAATCAGTTCTCGGGCGGCGCCGCACTCACCTTCACCTTCGGCGGCAGCCGGTAGCGCCGTCGTGGAAGCGCAGGAACTGCATCGCGGGCGGCTGATAGACCACCTCCATCTGGTCGTCCGCGATCTAGCAGCAAGCCGGCGCTTCTACGAAGCCTTGCTCGAAGTCCTCGGCGTGCCGATCGGCGGCGCCGCCGAGGATTATTTCTGGGCGGACGAGCTGTTCGTCTCCACTGCGGACAGCGATGCGGCGCAAGGCAACCTCACCGGCCGCCACCATCTTGCCTTCCAGGCCAGGGACCGGGCGGCGGTGGAGGCCTTCCACAAGGCGGGCCTCGCCGCGGGCGGCACCGACAATGGCGCGCCGGGCGAGCGGCCCTATCATCCCGGCTATTACGCCGCCTTCCTCCTCGATCCCGATGGCAACAATATCGAGGCGGTCTTCCACGGCCCGCACCAGCGCAGCAGCGACTCGATCCGAATCAATTTCGACAGCTAACATCCGTCAGCGCAGGTTCAG is a genomic window containing:
- a CDS encoding SPOR domain-containing protein, giving the protein MKFPIALAGALLIAAPACAQGDPVKAGVEAYERGDYRTAVAQWRGPADKGNADAQFNMGQAYKLGRGVPADLKQAEIWYRKAALQGHEQAEGYYGLALFENGKKAEAAPWLQRAVSRDDARAQYILGIMLFNGDGVKKDWVRAYALMVRSSGSGLDAAVKARAQMDQYMPMDDRQQGLALSRKYDEEFGRGGRPLPPVEVAADTRATPAPTTSRPTPPPPAVTRPTPRPTPPAPAPVAAAPARDGGWRVQLGAFGEPGNARKLWSQVSGRFPGRQPSYVKAGALTKLLVGPYASRAAAASACASIKPCVPVTR
- a CDS encoding MipA/OmpV family protein, giving the protein MIKALLATAALPALLLATGAAAQDETPQPRRYRVALGPQVVPSYPGADKMIVTPLIEVSSTRLEEFRYKSGDQSAGIALVNTPRFAIGPSFNIEGSRRRKETDLPVDEVGISVEAGAFADVWLGSSIRARGEIRQGITGHKALVGNVSLDYVARDGDKWLFSLGPRVTLSDSKYQRAYFGVNTNAAARTGLPVYSPGGGLQAAGAAATALYQFDERWGIYGFAKYDRLVQDAADSPIVRSIGSRNQFSGGAALTFTFGGSR
- a CDS encoding VOC family protein; the protein is MEAQELHRGRLIDHLHLVVRDLAASRRFYEALLEVLGVPIGGAAEDYFWADELFVSTADSDAAQGNLTGRHHLAFQARDRAAVEAFHKAGLAAGGTDNGAPGERPYHPGYYAAFLLDPDGNNIEAVFHGPHQRSSDSIRINFDS